One Anolis carolinensis isolate JA03-04 chromosome 4, rAnoCar3.1.pri, whole genome shotgun sequence DNA window includes the following coding sequences:
- the irx2 gene encoding iroquois-class homeodomain protein IRX-2 isoform X2 has translation MSYPQGYLYQPPGSLALYSCPAYGASALAAPRSEELARSSSGSAFSPYPGSAAFTAQAAATGFSSPLQYSADPAAAGFPSYMGSPYDAHPTGMSGALSYHPYGSPAYSYQLNDPAYRKNATRDATATLKAWLQEHRKNPYPTKGEKIMLAIITKMTLTQVSTWFANARRRLKKENKMTWAPRNKSEDEDEDCDGGGGGGGLRGKEEAASDKARDSNETSAEDEGISLQVDSLTDHSCSAESDGEKGPCRQLCESGSECKAKYQQLEEDDEEEEEEDEEDDEEGEEILPVKPATSSPLTGVEAPLLGHPLGEDAARSAAKAALDARIPPASSSSSAPSSQSKPKLWSLAEIATSDLKQPHPQQPCPPSSSSPAPPHSAAYSPSSLLGRHIYYTSPFYGNYTNYGNFNAALQGQGILRYNSAAAAAAAAAAAVASGDGLSGSHCGGASAHKSVPEAALKSLAGHLEQHYKSPATDSKKDPTEVCTVGVQPYL, from the exons ATGTCCTACCCGCAGGGCTACCTCTACCAGCCCCCGGGCTCGCTGGCGCTCTACTCCTGCCCGGCCTACGGGGCCTCCGCTTTGGCCGCGCCCCGCAGCGAGGAGCTGGCCCGCTCCTCGTCCGGCTCGGCCTTCAGCCCTTACCCGGGATCCGCCGCCTTCACCGCCCAAGCGGCAGCCACCGGCTTCAGCAGCCCGCTCCAGTACTCCGCCGACCCGGCCGCCGCGGGATTCCCCTCCTACATG GGTTCCCCCTACGACGCCCACCCGACGGGGATGAGCGGGGCCCTCAGCTACCACCCCTACGGCAGCCCGGCCTACTCCTACCAGCTCAACGACCCGGCCTATCGGAAGAACGCCACGCGCGACGCCACGGCCACGCTCAAGGCCTGGCTGCAAGAGCACCGCAAGAACCCCTACCCGACCAAAGGCGAGAAGATCATGCTGGCCATCATCACCAAGATGACCCTCACTCAGGTCTCCACCTGGTTCGCCAACGCCCGCCGCCGCCTCAAGAAGGAGAACAAGATGACCTGGGCGCCGAGGAACAAGAGCGAGGACGAGGACGAGGACtgcgacggaggaggaggaggagggggcctgcGGGGCAAGGAGGAGGCCGCCTCCGACAAGGCCCGTGACAGCAACGAGACCTCAGCCGAGGACGAAG GCATCAGCTTGCAGGTGGATTCGCTGACGGACCACTCCTGCTCGGCGGAATCGGACGGCGAGAAGGGTCCTTGCCGGCAGCTCTGCGAGTCCGGCTCGGAGTGCAAAGCCAAGTACCAGCAGCTCGAGGAGGACgacgaggaagaagaggaggaagacgaAGAAGACGACGAGGAAGGGGAGGAGATCCTGCCCGTGAAGCCGGCCACCTCCTCGCCGCTGACCGGCGTCGAAGCCCCGCTCCTGGGCCACCCCTTGGGTGAGGATGCGGCCCGCAGCGCCGCCAAGGCCGCCTTGGACGCCCGCATCCCGCCGGCTTCGTCGTCGTCCTCGGCGCCCTCCTCGCAGAGCAAGCCCAAGCTCTGGTCGCTGGCCGAGATCGCCACTTCGGACCTTAAGCAGCCTCATCCGCAGCAGCCCTGCCCGCCCTCGTCCTCCTCGCCCGCCCCGCCGCACAGCGCGGCCTACTCGCCCTCCTCGCTCCTGGGCAGGCATATTTATTACACGTCGCCTTTTTACGGCAACTACACGAACTATGGGAACTTCAACGCCGCCCTCCAGGGACAAGGCATCCTGAGGTACAActccgccgccgctgccgctgccgctgccgccgCTGCTGTGGCTTCGGGCGACGGACTGAGCGGCAGCCATTGCGGCGGAGCGTCCGCGCACAAGTCGGTCCCGGAGGCCGCGCTCAAGAGCCTCGCCGGGCATTTGGAGCAGCACTACAAGTCCCCCGCTACAGACTCCAAAAAAG ACCCCACTGAAGTGTGCACAGTAGGAGTACAACCATACCTATAG
- the irx2 gene encoding iroquois-class homeodomain protein IRX-2 isoform X1 — MALQLQSLTASCLGDPLLGGVSWTWLIPPRLARNTLSVSSSGWGEKMFLGRGHTARETHSNSEISAMKAFDNTFACSSRCRIGTVSHHRAYFVFEDFKKKGSPYDAHPTGMSGALSYHPYGSPAYSYQLNDPAYRKNATRDATATLKAWLQEHRKNPYPTKGEKIMLAIITKMTLTQVSTWFANARRRLKKENKMTWAPRNKSEDEDEDCDGGGGGGGLRGKEEAASDKARDSNETSAEDEGISLQVDSLTDHSCSAESDGEKGPCRQLCESGSECKAKYQQLEEDDEEEEEEDEEDDEEGEEILPVKPATSSPLTGVEAPLLGHPLGEDAARSAAKAALDARIPPASSSSSAPSSQSKPKLWSLAEIATSDLKQPHPQQPCPPSSSSPAPPHSAAYSPSSLLGRHIYYTSPFYGNYTNYGNFNAALQGQGILRYNSAAAAAAAAAAAVASGDGLSGSHCGGASAHKSVPEAALKSLAGHLEQHYKSPATDSKKDPTEVCTVGVQPYL; from the exons atggccttgcagcttcaaagcctgactgcttcctgcctgggggatcctttgttgggaggtgttagctggacctggttGATTCCACCTCGATTAGCACGGAATACCCTTTCAGTTTCAAGCTCTGGCTGGGGTGAGAAAATGTTTCTgggacgtggccatacagcccgggaaactcacagcaactcagagatttcggccatgaaagctttcgacaacacatttgctTGCAGCTCTCGATGTCGGATTGGGACGGTTTCCCACCATCGCGCGTATTTTGTGTTCGAGGATTTTAAAAAGAAG GGTTCCCCCTACGACGCCCACCCGACGGGGATGAGCGGGGCCCTCAGCTACCACCCCTACGGCAGCCCGGCCTACTCCTACCAGCTCAACGACCCGGCCTATCGGAAGAACGCCACGCGCGACGCCACGGCCACGCTCAAGGCCTGGCTGCAAGAGCACCGCAAGAACCCCTACCCGACCAAAGGCGAGAAGATCATGCTGGCCATCATCACCAAGATGACCCTCACTCAGGTCTCCACCTGGTTCGCCAACGCCCGCCGCCGCCTCAAGAAGGAGAACAAGATGACCTGGGCGCCGAGGAACAAGAGCGAGGACGAGGACGAGGACtgcgacggaggaggaggaggagggggcctgcGGGGCAAGGAGGAGGCCGCCTCCGACAAGGCCCGTGACAGCAACGAGACCTCAGCCGAGGACGAAG GCATCAGCTTGCAGGTGGATTCGCTGACGGACCACTCCTGCTCGGCGGAATCGGACGGCGAGAAGGGTCCTTGCCGGCAGCTCTGCGAGTCCGGCTCGGAGTGCAAAGCCAAGTACCAGCAGCTCGAGGAGGACgacgaggaagaagaggaggaagacgaAGAAGACGACGAGGAAGGGGAGGAGATCCTGCCCGTGAAGCCGGCCACCTCCTCGCCGCTGACCGGCGTCGAAGCCCCGCTCCTGGGCCACCCCTTGGGTGAGGATGCGGCCCGCAGCGCCGCCAAGGCCGCCTTGGACGCCCGCATCCCGCCGGCTTCGTCGTCGTCCTCGGCGCCCTCCTCGCAGAGCAAGCCCAAGCTCTGGTCGCTGGCCGAGATCGCCACTTCGGACCTTAAGCAGCCTCATCCGCAGCAGCCCTGCCCGCCCTCGTCCTCCTCGCCCGCCCCGCCGCACAGCGCGGCCTACTCGCCCTCCTCGCTCCTGGGCAGGCATATTTATTACACGTCGCCTTTTTACGGCAACTACACGAACTATGGGAACTTCAACGCCGCCCTCCAGGGACAAGGCATCCTGAGGTACAActccgccgccgctgccgctgccgctgccgccgCTGCTGTGGCTTCGGGCGACGGACTGAGCGGCAGCCATTGCGGCGGAGCGTCCGCGCACAAGTCGGTCCCGGAGGCCGCGCTCAAGAGCCTCGCCGGGCATTTGGAGCAGCACTACAAGTCCCCCGCTACAGACTCCAAAAAAG ACCCCACTGAAGTGTGCACAGTAGGAGTACAACCATACCTATAG